The Caldisericia bacterium DNA window AGTTGGATGTTTCTTTTTTCCATCGTAGTTACAGGTTATCGTCCCTGCACCAATATTAACATTTTTCCCTATGGTTGCATCACCTATGTATGATAGATGTGGGACAGCGCTTTCTTCACCAACTGTTGATTTTTTAATCTCAACAAATGTTTTTGCCTTAGATTTTTTCATGAGCTTCGTTCCCTCTCTTATAGAGGCAAATGGCCCAATAATAACGCTATCTTTAACAATAACTTTCTCCTTTACAGCATCAATCCTTACAAAGGGACCTATTACACAACCCTCTCCAAACTCAACCTCTCCTTCAATATAAACTCCAGGATAAAAGATAGTATCTCTTCCAGCTTTAACAAAGGGAGAAATAAATGTTGTAGATGGATCAAATATTGTTACTCCATCCTCTTCCAATTCATTGATCTTCCTCTCTTTCATAATCTTAAAAACTTCTCTTAAATCCCTTCTCGTGTTGATTCCTATTATCTCTTCAAAAGGGACTGGCATTGAAATTATCCTATTACCATCATTTGCAGCAAGCCCAACAACATCTGTAAGATAATACTCCCTCTGAGCATTCTCATTCTTTATAAGAGGAAGATACTTTTTAAGAATCTCCCCTTTAAAGATGTAGATTCCACTATTTATCTCCTTTATCTCCCTCTCATCATCTTTAAGATCCCTATCCTCCTTTATACCAACTATCTTTTCTCCCTCCCTAACCACTCTTCCGTATGGTGATGGATTCTCAAGAATTGATGTTAATATAAGTATGTGAGCCCTCTTTTC harbors:
- the glmU gene encoding bifunctional UDP-N-acetylglucosamine diphosphorylase/glucosamine-1-phosphate N-acetyltransferase GlmU; this translates as MFKGVILAAGIGKRMKSSTPKVLHKIFGYPILYYPIKTLLNAGLKPSNLFIVVGRNREIYEKSVKISDVNFVIQDEPLGTGDATKRILPYIEDSDDVLVMPSDVPLIEKDTIIKAKEFFKEKRAHILILTSILENPSPYGRVVREGEKIVGIKEDRDLKDDEREIKEINSGIYIFKGEILKKYLPLIKNENAQREYYLTDVVGLAANDGNRIISMPVPFEEIIGINTRRDLREVFKIMKERKINELEEDGVTIFDPSTTFISPFVKAGRDTIFYPGVYIEGEVEFGEGCVIGPFVRIDAVKEKVIVKDSVIIGPFASIREGTKLMKKSKAKTFVEIKKSTVGEESAVPHLSYIGDATIGKNVNIGAGTITCNYDGKKKHPTIIEDDVFIGSDSILVAKEGGLFIRKGAYTGAGSVITEDVPPYSLALGRARQINKEGWVKKDE